Proteins from a genomic interval of Bradyrhizobium sp. CCBAU 53340:
- the fdhF gene encoding formate dehydrogenase subunit alpha, with protein sequence MTKITFELDGKQVEAKPGETIWQVAKRQGRDIPHLCYSPAPDYRPDGNCRACMVEIEGERVLAASCKRTPSVGMKVKTESARATAAQKMVMELLVADQPARETSHDPDSKFWHWAETTGVTESRFPAAERWETDASHPAMRVNLDACIQCGLCVRACREVQVNDVIGMAYRNHDSKIVFDFDDPMGESTCVACGECVQACPTGALMPAVMLDDKQTRVTYADKKVDSLCPFCGVGCQVTYEVKDEKVIYAEGRDGPANHNRLCVKGRFGFDYVHHPHRLTKPLVRLPNAKKDANDQVDPANPFTHFREASWDEALDIAAKGLVKIRDEKGVKALAGFGSAKGSNEEAYLFQKLVRTGFGSNNVDHCTRLCHASSVAALFEGLSSGAVSAPFSAAMDAEVIWVIGANPTVNHPVAATFIKNAVKQNGAKLFVMDPRRQSLSRHATKHLQFKPGSDVAMLNAMINTIITEGLTDDQYIAGYTEGFEDLKEKIKEFTPEKMEAICGIPAQTLREVARTYARAKSSIIFWGMGISQHVHGTDNARCLIALALITGQVGRPGTGLHPLRGQNNVQGASDAGLIPMFLPDYQPVGRDDLRGSFEKLWQQDLDPVRGLTVVEIMNAIHAGEIKGMYIEGENPAMSDPDLQHARQALAMLDHMVVQDLFVTETAFHADVILPASAFAEKDGSFTNTDRRVQLARQVIKPPGDARQDLWIIQEIGKRMGLPWNYSGPGEVYTEMAELMPSLKNISWERLVREGAVTYPADDPNKPGNEIIFTTGFPTASGRGKIVPAKVVPPDELPDDEYPMVLSTGRVLEHWHTGSMTRRAQVLDQIEPEAVAFMSPKDMRKKQLVPGDFIRLETRRGAVEVKVRSDRDVPENMVFMPFCYAEAAANLLTNPALDPFGKIPEFKFCAARAERAEMRDAAE encoded by the coding sequence ATGACGAAGATTACGTTCGAGCTCGATGGCAAGCAGGTCGAAGCCAAGCCCGGCGAGACGATCTGGCAGGTTGCCAAACGCCAAGGCCGCGACATCCCGCACCTGTGCTATTCGCCCGCGCCCGACTATCGCCCGGACGGCAATTGCCGCGCCTGCATGGTCGAGATCGAGGGCGAGCGCGTGCTCGCCGCCTCCTGCAAGCGCACGCCGTCGGTCGGCATGAAGGTGAAGACCGAATCCGCGCGCGCGACTGCTGCGCAGAAGATGGTGATGGAGCTCTTGGTCGCCGACCAGCCGGCGCGCGAGACCAGCCACGATCCGGATTCGAAGTTCTGGCACTGGGCCGAGACCACCGGCGTCACCGAGAGCCGTTTCCCTGCCGCCGAGCGCTGGGAGACCGACGCCAGCCATCCGGCAATGCGTGTCAATCTCGATGCCTGCATCCAGTGCGGCCTCTGCGTGCGCGCTTGCCGCGAGGTCCAGGTCAACGACGTCATCGGCATGGCTTATCGTAATCACGATTCCAAAATCGTGTTCGACTTCGACGATCCCATGGGCGAGTCGACGTGCGTCGCCTGCGGCGAATGCGTGCAGGCCTGCCCGACCGGCGCCTTGATGCCGGCCGTGATGCTCGACGACAAGCAGACCCGCGTCACCTATGCCGACAAGAAGGTGGACTCGCTCTGCCCGTTCTGCGGCGTCGGCTGCCAGGTGACCTATGAGGTCAAGGACGAGAAGGTGATCTACGCCGAGGGCCGCGACGGCCCCGCCAATCACAATCGTCTCTGCGTCAAGGGCCGCTTCGGTTTCGATTACGTCCACCATCCGCATCGCCTGACCAAACCGCTGGTGCGGCTGCCGAACGCGAAGAAGGATGCCAACGACCAGGTCGATCCCGCCAATCCCTTCACGCATTTCCGCGAGGCGAGCTGGGACGAAGCGCTCGACATCGCCGCCAAGGGCCTCGTCAAGATCCGCGATGAAAAGGGCGTCAAGGCGCTGGCCGGTTTCGGTTCGGCCAAGGGCTCGAATGAGGAGGCCTATCTGTTCCAGAAGCTGGTGCGCACCGGTTTTGGCTCGAACAATGTCGATCACTGCACCCGGCTATGCCACGCCTCGTCGGTTGCGGCGCTGTTCGAAGGGCTGAGCTCGGGCGCCGTGTCGGCGCCGTTCTCCGCCGCGATGGATGCGGAAGTGATCTGGGTGATCGGCGCTAATCCGACGGTCAACCATCCGGTCGCTGCGACCTTCATCAAAAACGCGGTCAAGCAGAACGGTGCCAAGCTGTTCGTGATGGATCCGCGCCGGCAGTCGCTGTCGCGTCATGCGACCAAGCATCTGCAGTTCAAGCCGGGCTCGGACGTTGCCATGCTGAACGCGATGATCAACACGATCATCACCGAAGGCCTGACCGACGATCAGTACATCGCCGGTTACACCGAGGGGTTCGAGGACCTCAAGGAGAAGATCAAGGAATTCACGCCGGAGAAGATGGAGGCGATCTGCGGCATCCCGGCGCAGACGCTGCGCGAGGTGGCGCGAACCTACGCGCGTGCCAAGTCCTCGATCATCTTCTGGGGCATGGGCATCAGCCAGCACGTTCACGGCACCGACAACGCGCGCTGCCTGATCGCGCTGGCGCTGATCACCGGCCAGGTCGGCCGTCCCGGCACCGGCCTGCATCCGCTGCGCGGCCAGAACAACGTGCAGGGCGCATCCGACGCCGGCCTGATCCCGATGTTCCTGCCGGACTATCAGCCGGTCGGCCGCGACGATCTGCGCGGCAGTTTCGAAAAGCTCTGGCAGCAGGATCTCGATCCCGTCCGCGGCCTGACCGTGGTCGAGATCATGAACGCGATCCACGCCGGCGAGATCAAGGGCATGTATATCGAGGGCGAGAACCCCGCGATGTCCGACCCTGACTTGCAGCATGCGCGCCAGGCGCTCGCGATGCTCGATCACATGGTGGTGCAGGATCTCTTCGTCACCGAGACCGCGTTCCACGCCGACGTCATCCTGCCGGCCTCGGCCTTTGCCGAGAAGGACGGCTCCTTCACCAACACCGATCGCCGCGTGCAGCTGGCGCGCCAGGTCATCAAGCCGCCGGGCGATGCGCGGCAGGATCTCTGGATCATCCAGGAGATCGGCAAGCGCATGGGCCTGCCGTGGAATTATTCCGGCCCGGGCGAGGTCTACACCGAGATGGCGGAGTTGATGCCCTCGCTGAAGAACATCAGCTGGGAGCGGCTGGTGCGCGAAGGCGCCGTCACCTATCCGGCCGATGATCCGAACAAGCCCGGCAACGAGATCATCTTCACCACGGGCTTCCCGACTGCGAGCGGCCGCGGCAAGATCGTGCCGGCCAAGGTCGTTCCGCCGGACGAACTGCCGGACGATGAATACCCGATGGTGCTATCGACCGGCCGCGTGCTGGAGCACTGGCACACCGGCTCGATGACCCGCCGGGCCCAGGTGCTCGACCAGATCGAGCCGGAGGCGGTTGCGTTCATGTCGCCAAAGGACATGCGCAAGAAGCAGCTCGTGCCCGGCGATTTCATCCGCCTGGAGACCCGCCGCGGTGCGGTCGAGGTCAAGGTGCGGTCGGATCGCGACGTACCGGAGAACATGGTGTTCATGCCGTTCTGCTACGCGGAGGCGGCCGCGAACCTGCTGACCAACCCGGCGCTCGATCCATTCGGCAAGATCCCGGAGTTCAAGTTCTGCGCGGCGCGCGCAGAACGGGCGGAGATGCGGGACGCAGCGGAGTAG